One window of Thermoflexus sp. genomic DNA carries:
- a CDS encoding ABC transporter permease subunit, giving the protein MNLHRIAAVIDKEIHDALRNRYIVMLMILLPILFAAIPILSLISIRQIPPSRASSGELPPALARRLAGLPPQAQLEVLLASQFMVLFWIAPLAIPMTIATYSVVGEKREKALEPLLATPVTTGELLAGKALAAACPGIALSWAAYLLTVAAAHGIRLSPPARETLWGPVAWIQIFGLGPLITMLATLTGLMVSSRVNDPRLAEQIGMVVILPLIGLILAQSFGILWLSGPLLGIIALFLVGADALLTALAITVFERETILTRWR; this is encoded by the coding sequence ATGAACCTGCACCGAATCGCCGCGGTGATCGATAAGGAGATCCATGACGCCTTACGGAATCGTTACATCGTGATGTTGATGATCCTGCTCCCCATCCTCTTCGCGGCTATTCCCATCCTCAGCCTGATCAGCATCCGCCAGATCCCGCCCTCCCGGGCGTCTTCGGGGGAGCTGCCCCCTGCGCTGGCCCGCCGGCTGGCCGGGCTGCCGCCTCAGGCCCAGCTGGAAGTCCTCCTGGCCTCCCAGTTCATGGTGCTCTTCTGGATCGCCCCGCTGGCGATCCCGATGACCATCGCGACCTACAGCGTGGTGGGGGAGAAGCGGGAGAAGGCCCTGGAGCCGTTGTTGGCTACACCGGTGACCACCGGGGAGCTGCTCGCCGGGAAGGCCCTCGCTGCCGCATGCCCAGGGATCGCCTTAAGCTGGGCAGCCTATCTGCTCACCGTGGCGGCCGCCCATGGGATCCGCCTCTCTCCGCCTGCCCGGGAAACCCTGTGGGGCCCCGTGGCCTGGATCCAGATCTTCGGGCTGGGCCCTCTGATCACCATGCTGGCCACCCTCACCGGCCTGATGGTCTCCTCCCGGGTGAACGATCCCCGCCTGGCGGAGCAGATCGGCATGGTGGTGATCCTCCCCCTGATCGGGCTCATCCTGGCCCAGAGCTTCGGGATCCTCTGGCTGAGCGGCCCTCTCCTCGGCATCATCGCCCTCTTCCTGGTGGGGGCGGATGCCCTTCTAACCGCTCTGGCGATCACGGTGTTCGAGCGGGAGACGATTTTGACCCGGTGGCGATAG
- a CDS encoding M67 family metallopeptidase: MGDLDPEAESLDLTVESAQRILTHVQAEWPLEACGLLGGIGRRVLAVYPTRNELASPVRYRVHPDDLIRVIHELEERGWELVGIYHSHPHGPPVPSATDVAEAYYPEAVYVIAAPVQGEWRLRAFRITDGAVREVPIRLVKSP, encoded by the coding sequence ATGGGCGATCTGGATCCGGAAGCGGAATCCCTCGATCTGACTGTGGAGAGCGCCCAGCGGATCCTCACCCACGTCCAGGCCGAATGGCCGCTGGAGGCCTGCGGGCTTCTGGGGGGGATCGGCCGACGGGTGCTGGCCGTCTACCCCACGCGGAACGAGCTGGCCAGCCCGGTCCGCTATCGGGTCCACCCGGACGATCTCATTCGCGTGATCCATGAGCTGGAGGAACGGGGATGGGAGCTGGTGGGGATCTATCATTCCCACCCCCATGGCCCTCCCGTCCCCTCGGCCACGGATGTGGCGGAGGCCTATTATCCGGAAGCGGTTTATGTGATCGCCGCCCCGGTCCAGGGGGAATGGCGCCTGCGGGCTTTCCGGATCACGGACGGAGCCGTGCGGGAAGTGCCGATCCGGCTGGTAAAATCACCTTGA
- a CDS encoding haloacid dehalogenase type II — MSRYRFLTFDCYGTLIDWRTGIAEHLGDILRRHGVDPAPEELLQVYVEEEHRLESGPYRRYREILAESARAVASRFDVRISDEEARAFADSLPDWPPFPDTVDGLKAFGVMGFRRVILSNVDRDLLAKTIRRHGLEVDGAITAEDTRTYKPNPRHWLAFCSRYAVRREEVLHIAQSLLHDIHPAIRLQLDCVWLNRYREPIPEGVRPTQMFYDLDALVGWLLTS; from the coding sequence ATGAGCCGCTATCGCTTTCTTACGTTCGATTGTTACGGCACGCTGATCGACTGGCGGACGGGGATCGCCGAACATCTGGGAGATATCCTGCGCCGGCATGGGGTGGATCCCGCGCCCGAGGAGCTCCTTCAGGTCTATGTGGAGGAAGAACATCGCCTGGAGTCCGGCCCCTACCGGCGGTATCGGGAGATCCTGGCCGAGAGCGCCCGAGCGGTGGCATCCCGTTTCGATGTTCGGATTTCCGATGAAGAGGCCCGGGCGTTCGCGGATTCCCTGCCGGACTGGCCTCCCTTCCCGGATACGGTGGATGGCCTCAAAGCCTTTGGCGTGATGGGCTTCCGGCGGGTGATTCTCTCCAATGTGGATCGCGACCTGCTGGCGAAGACCATCCGGCGCCATGGCCTGGAGGTCGATGGAGCGATCACAGCGGAGGACACCCGTACTTATAAACCGAATCCCCGCCACTGGCTGGCGTTCTGTTCCCGCTATGCTGTCCGGCGGGAGGAGGTGTTGCACATCGCCCAGAGTCTCCTGCACGATATCCACCCAGCCATCCGCCTCCAGCTGGATTGCGTCTGGCTGAACCGGTATCGGGAGCCGATCCCGGAGGGTGTGCGGCCCACCCAGATGTTTTACGATCTGGATGCACTGGTGGGGTGGCTGCTGACCTCTTAA
- a CDS encoding sulfurtransferase TusA family protein — protein sequence MAREHKNGAPNPQRELDLRGEVCPYTYVKTRLALEEMEVGQVLRVLVDYEPATRNVPRSVTLQGDEVLKVEPIGEGTWAIWIRKRNPSI from the coding sequence ATGGCTCGAGAACATAAAAACGGAGCGCCAAACCCCCAGCGGGAGCTGGACCTTCGGGGCGAGGTCTGCCCTTACACGTACGTGAAGACCCGCCTGGCTCTGGAAGAGATGGAGGTAGGTCAGGTGCTCCGGGTGCTGGTCGATTACGAGCCGGCCACCCGCAATGTCCCTCGCAGTGTGACCCTGCAGGGGGATGAGGTCCTGAAGGTCGAGCCGATTGGGGAGGGGACATGGGCGATCTGGATCCGGAAGCGGAATCCCTCGATCTGA
- the aroC gene encoding chorismate synthase produces the protein MPLRFLTAGESHGPALVAILEGLPAGLPVDLEAVNRELARRQQGLGSGPRMKIEADQAVILSGVLEGVTTGAPVAFLIENRDHIKWRGRAVEPMTVPRPGHVDLAGALKYGYRDLRPGLERASARETAARVAIGALCKQFLRAFGITIGSYVVQIGPVRAMLPEDLPYPLRLERAEADPVRCPDPEASARMQAAIEQVIREKDTLGGVIEGVALGVPPGLGSHVHWDRRLNARLMMALGSIPAVKGVEIGEGFTLASRRGTEAQDGIFREGEALVRRTNRAGGIEGGISNGAPIVVRVALKPIATTLTPQPSVDLRTGEPTETRYERSDFCPVPRACPIVEAMMAFVLADALLEKLGGDTMEECQRRFETLRKPRLEDLQLDGEPHGFWP, from the coding sequence ATGCCGTTGCGATTTCTGACCGCTGGAGAATCCCATGGCCCGGCGCTCGTCGCCATCCTGGAAGGCCTTCCGGCAGGGCTTCCCGTAGACCTGGAGGCGGTGAACCGGGAGCTGGCCCGGCGCCAGCAGGGCCTGGGGTCAGGTCCCCGGATGAAGATCGAAGCGGATCAGGCGGTGATCCTGAGCGGGGTCCTGGAAGGCGTCACAACGGGAGCCCCGGTGGCCTTCCTGATCGAAAACCGGGATCACATCAAATGGCGGGGGCGGGCGGTCGAGCCCATGACGGTGCCCCGGCCCGGCCATGTGGACCTGGCCGGGGCGTTGAAATACGGCTACCGGGATCTCCGGCCCGGCCTGGAGCGGGCCTCCGCGCGGGAAACCGCCGCCCGGGTGGCGATCGGGGCGCTGTGCAAGCAGTTCCTGCGGGCCTTCGGCATTACCATCGGAAGCTACGTCGTGCAAATCGGGCCGGTCCGCGCCATGCTTCCCGAGGATCTCCCCTATCCCCTTCGTCTGGAGCGGGCCGAAGCGGATCCGGTCCGGTGCCCGGATCCGGAAGCCTCGGCCCGCATGCAGGCCGCCATCGAGCAGGTGATCCGGGAGAAGGACACCCTGGGCGGGGTGATCGAAGGGGTGGCCCTGGGGGTGCCCCCTGGCCTGGGCTCCCATGTGCACTGGGATCGGCGGCTGAACGCCCGGCTGATGATGGCCCTGGGGAGCATCCCAGCCGTCAAAGGCGTGGAGATCGGGGAAGGGTTCACCCTCGCCAGCCGCCGGGGCACCGAGGCACAGGATGGGATCTTCCGGGAAGGCGAGGCCCTGGTCCGGCGCACCAATCGGGCGGGCGGGATCGAGGGCGGGATCTCCAATGGGGCCCCTATTGTGGTCCGGGTGGCCTTGAAACCCATTGCGACGACCCTCACCCCCCAGCCTTCCGTAGATCTTCGAACCGGCGAGCCGACAGAGACCCGCTACGAGCGCTCGGACTTCTGCCCCGTCCCCCGAGCCTGCCCCATCGTCGAGGCCATGATGGCCTTCGTCCTGGCCGATGCCCTGCTGGAGAAGCTGGGGGGCGATACGATGGAAGAATGCCAGCGCCGCTTCGAAACCCTCCGGAAGCCCCGGCTGGAGGATCTCCAGCTGGACGGCGAGCCCCACGGTTTCTGGCCCTGA
- a CDS encoding CapA family protein, with protein MRDRARIRRLAIAALALCLTGCAAIVPPFSPPATPTPTSTPTPAPTPTPSIWPIGLHPALPTEVREEIRRRLKGDPRWSLVGEGGIARIAPVAARAPLRLGMWIYALTAPFPTATDEVSLHALRARWQGQDTLPGPILAATETIQLFSVLWGPPDPGVVRPVSEEELVDRLWAMRPAWALVPFHRLEPRLKVIAVDGLSPMERGLDPRRYPLAVGFGVEAIPPGFPVVELQRAVGELTNRDEGRMTILAMTGVTALVRGTAVQMERYGVLFPARDIAPWLQGADLTHISNEVSFWEACPPPRPRSGVVFCSDPRYVELLTYIGTDIVELTGNHLNDYGREPLRATLALYRRMGMRYYGGGRNLEEALQPLRVEHHGNRLAFIGCNPVGPDYDWATPTEPGAAPCLPELEETVRRLRAEGWLPIVTLQYWEFYDYAPTPQQVQDFRFWRDLGAVIVSGSQGHHAQTFEVGRGWFIHYGLGNLFFDQVDPIGVRQTFIDWHVFYEGRYLGVVLRTAFLEDLARPRPMTPEERRALLERLFALMPSP; from the coding sequence ATGCGCGACCGGGCGAGAATCCGACGGCTGGCGATCGCGGCCCTGGCGCTCTGCCTGACCGGGTGCGCCGCCATCGTTCCGCCATTCTCCCCCCCGGCCACGCCGACGCCGACTTCAACGCCCACGCCGGCCCCGACCCCCACGCCCTCCATCTGGCCGATCGGGTTGCACCCTGCGCTTCCGACAGAGGTTCGTGAAGAGATCCGGCGACGGCTGAAGGGGGATCCCCGCTGGTCCCTAGTGGGAGAGGGGGGGATCGCCCGGATCGCTCCCGTTGCGGCCCGCGCGCCGCTGCGCCTGGGGATGTGGATTTACGCGCTGACGGCGCCTTTCCCCACAGCGACCGATGAGGTCTCCCTTCACGCCCTTCGGGCCCGCTGGCAGGGACAGGACACCCTTCCAGGCCCCATCCTGGCCGCGACCGAGACCATCCAGCTCTTCTCCGTCCTCTGGGGTCCACCTGACCCGGGCGTCGTGCGTCCCGTGTCAGAGGAGGAGCTGGTGGATCGCCTGTGGGCGATGCGCCCGGCCTGGGCCCTGGTCCCCTTCCACCGCCTGGAGCCCCGGCTGAAGGTGATCGCGGTGGACGGCCTCTCCCCGATGGAGCGCGGCCTGGATCCCCGGCGGTATCCGCTGGCCGTGGGGTTCGGTGTGGAGGCGATTCCCCCAGGGTTCCCGGTGGTGGAACTCCAGCGGGCGGTGGGCGAGCTCACGAACCGGGATGAGGGTCGGATGACGATCCTGGCGATGACAGGGGTCACCGCCCTGGTGCGGGGCACGGCGGTTCAGATGGAGCGTTACGGGGTCCTGTTCCCCGCGCGGGACATCGCTCCATGGCTGCAAGGGGCCGATCTCACCCACATCAGCAACGAGGTCTCGTTCTGGGAAGCGTGTCCGCCTCCGCGGCCACGGAGCGGGGTGGTGTTCTGCAGCGATCCCCGTTACGTGGAGCTGTTGACCTACATCGGCACGGACATTGTGGAATTAACCGGGAACCATCTCAATGATTACGGGCGGGAGCCGCTTCGGGCGACGCTGGCGCTCTATCGGCGCATGGGGATGCGCTATTACGGAGGCGGGCGGAATCTGGAGGAGGCACTGCAACCCCTGCGGGTGGAGCACCACGGGAACCGCCTGGCCTTCATCGGGTGCAATCCGGTGGGGCCGGACTACGACTGGGCCACCCCGACGGAGCCTGGCGCGGCGCCGTGCCTCCCGGAGCTGGAGGAGACGGTTCGCCGCTTGCGGGCGGAGGGATGGCTCCCCATCGTCACCCTCCAATACTGGGAGTTCTACGACTACGCCCCGACCCCTCAGCAGGTCCAGGACTTCCGGTTCTGGCGGGATCTGGGGGCGGTGATCGTCAGCGGGAGCCAGGGGCATCACGCCCAGACCTTCGAAGTGGGGCGGGGATGGTTCATCCACTACGGGCTGGGGAACCTGTTCTTCGACCAGGTAGATCCCATCGGGGTCCGCCAGACCTTCATCGACTGGCATGTGTTCTACGAGGGGCGATATCTGGGGGTGGTGTTGCGGACGGCCTTCCTGGAGGATCTCGCCCGTCCGCGCCCGATGACCCCGGAGGAGCGTCGGGCGCTGCTGGAGCGGTTGTTCGCGCTGATGCCATCGCCATAG